A window of the Virgibacillus pantothenticus genome harbors these coding sequences:
- a CDS encoding competence protein ComK has product MFNFYTEPPEITPFTAALVAQRDSNNKPMTMVLEEQGEYAVGCTPSKMIDHACKYFGSSLKGRQDGTRDICGITHKAPITVDPLSGMYFFPTISPSSSQCTWIAHSHIDQVQKKDEYDTEIIFHNGKSIVLEISYGSMLNQIQRTAQFRYLLNNRLKFLKKHIDQPELIFPSTPQK; this is encoded by the coding sequence ATGTTTAACTTTTATACAGAACCCCCAGAAATCACCCCCTTTACTGCTGCATTGGTTGCCCAACGTGATTCTAATAATAAACCAATGACGATGGTGCTTGAAGAACAGGGAGAATATGCAGTTGGCTGTACACCAAGTAAGATGATTGACCATGCATGTAAATATTTTGGAAGTAGTCTTAAAGGAAGGCAAGATGGAACACGTGATATTTGTGGAATCACGCATAAAGCACCGATTACCGTCGATCCGCTGAGCGGTATGTATTTTTTCCCTACCATTTCTCCATCTAGTTCGCAGTGTACGTGGATTGCTCATTCCCATATTGACCAAGTTCAAAAAAAGGACGAATATGATACTGAAATTATCTTTCATAATGGAAAAAGCATTGTGTTAGAAATTTCATACGGATCCATGTTAAATCAAATTCAGCGAACAGCTCAATTCCGTTATTTATTAAATAACCGCCTCAAGTTTTTAAAGAAGCATATCGATCAACCAGAATTGATTTTTCCATCAACTCCTCAAAAATAA
- a CDS encoding spore germination protein gives MPSIVGPIKIVSVGGGVVNFGDSFYIAPKESTKTNAGSGSLNTGDFICTNNGVSSTNPFDPDINDQNLTANA, from the coding sequence ATGCCCTCAATTGTTGGTCCAATTAAAATTGTTAGTGTTGGTGGTGGAGTCGTAAATTTTGGGGATTCCTTTTATATAGCTCCAAAAGAGTCTACAAAAACAAATGCTGGTTCTGGTTCATTGAACACAGGAGATTTCATCTGCACCAATAACGGTGTTAGTTCAACAAATCCATTTGATCCTGATATAAACGATCAAAATTTAACTGCAAATGCTTAA
- a CDS encoding fatty acid--CoA ligase family protein → MNISEQLSITAQEYAEKPAYIFEHNMTSYQELNQVVTLFASGLASLGYKKGDHIALVVGNSPYYIIGLYGALRLGLVVIPINPLYTPTEMNYILHNGDVQAVITLDRLLEKFQAMDRELDISHYIVCDSGAEEQTVSISQQKMHAFSEVLQLGKPHFFGPELHKHDPAIVLYTSGTTGAPKGAVLSHHNLYSNAKDVADYLSINDGDKVIAALPMFHVFCLTVSVNAPLMNGGTILILPKFSPSAVFALSKTYQATIFAGVPTMYNYLLQAKSSDQENPFLTIRFCISGGASMPVALLKGFEQAFDVKISEGYGLSEASPVTCFNPLDRPRKPGSIGRSIQGVENKVVDEWGEEVATGEVGELIVRGPNVMLGYYKLPEETKAVLKDGWLYTGDMARMDEEGYFYIVDRKKDMILVGGYNVYPREVEEVLYRHPNVVEVAVLGSPDPETGEAVQCFVVTDSPNLTKEDLTAFCQTYLAKYKVPANIIFLDELPKNTTGKILRKNLREQVLQ, encoded by the coding sequence ATGAATATCAGCGAGCAATTGTCCATAACGGCACAGGAATATGCGGAAAAGCCAGCCTACATTTTTGAGCATAACATGACAAGTTATCAAGAACTTAATCAAGTGGTGACATTATTTGCCTCTGGTTTGGCGTCGCTCGGCTATAAAAAAGGTGACCATATTGCTTTGGTGGTTGGGAATAGTCCGTATTATATTATTGGTCTATATGGTGCTTTACGCCTAGGCTTAGTAGTTATCCCAATCAATCCATTATATACACCAACTGAAATGAACTATATATTACATAATGGCGATGTACAAGCTGTCATAACGTTAGACAGATTGTTAGAAAAATTTCAGGCTATGGATCGTGAGTTAGATATTTCGCATTATATTGTTTGTGATTCCGGGGCAGAGGAACAGACAGTATCGATTTCGCAGCAAAAAATGCACGCTTTTTCAGAAGTTCTTCAGTTGGGGAAGCCTCATTTTTTCGGTCCAGAATTACATAAACATGATCCGGCTATTGTTTTGTACACATCAGGTACAACAGGTGCACCAAAGGGAGCGGTGCTTTCCCACCATAATCTATATTCCAACGCAAAGGATGTAGCTGATTATCTAAGTATAAATGATGGGGATAAAGTAATTGCGGCTTTACCTATGTTTCATGTGTTTTGCTTAACAGTGTCGGTTAATGCACCATTAATGAATGGAGGAACCATTCTTATTCTACCGAAATTCTCACCATCTGCTGTATTTGCATTAAGTAAAACATATCAAGCAACCATTTTTGCTGGTGTACCAACCATGTATAATTATTTATTACAAGCAAAAAGCAGTGATCAAGAAAATCCATTTTTAACTATTCGCTTCTGTATTTCTGGAGGTGCTTCTATGCCTGTAGCTTTATTAAAAGGATTTGAGCAAGCCTTTGATGTGAAGATTTCTGAAGGGTATGGGTTATCCGAGGCTTCTCCAGTCACTTGCTTCAATCCATTAGACCGTCCACGTAAACCTGGATCTATTGGTCGTAGTATCCAAGGAGTTGAAAATAAGGTGGTGGATGAGTGGGGGGAAGAAGTGGCTACTGGTGAAGTAGGCGAATTAATTGTCCGCGGACCAAATGTCATGCTAGGTTACTACAAACTTCCAGAGGAAACAAAAGCAGTTTTAAAAGATGGTTGGTTATATACAGGGGATATGGCGCGCATGGATGAAGAAGGGTACTTTTATATTGTGGACCGCAAAAAAGATATGATACTAGTAGGGGGCTATAATGTTTACCCTCGTGAAGTGGAAGAAGTTCTTTATCGTCATCCTAATGTGGTAGAAGTAGCTGTGTTAGGTTCTCCTGATCCAGAAACTGGTGAGGCAGTACAATGTTTTGTCGTGACAGATAGTCCTAATTTAACGAAAGAGGACTTAACAGCATTTTGTCAAACCTATTTAGCTAAATATAAAGTTCCCGCAAATATAATATTTTTGGATGAATTACCAAAGAATACAACAGGGAAAATTTTAAGGAAAAATCTACGTGAACAAGTGCTTCAATAA
- the lepB gene encoding signal peptidase I gives MKNKYRKVVAVFLLGAMIIFVSRSALFASYVVEGESMEPTLDDGNLLMVNKFVYDLTEVDRFDVIVFRANEKEDYVKRVIGIPGDTIQYQNDKLYINGDYVEEGFLQDYAQATLSNKPQTEDFTLKEITGEAKVPDGKLFVMGDNRGESLDSRSFGFISQTQLVGKVDVKYWPLSQASLSLGG, from the coding sequence ATGAAAAATAAATATCGGAAAGTGGTCGCAGTTTTCTTGCTTGGGGCCATGATTATATTTGTCAGTCGATCGGCTTTGTTTGCTAGTTACGTCGTAGAAGGTGAATCCATGGAGCCCACTCTGGATGATGGTAATTTGCTGATGGTAAACAAATTTGTGTATGATTTAACCGAAGTCGATCGATTTGATGTTATCGTTTTTCGAGCCAATGAAAAAGAGGATTACGTAAAAAGGGTTATTGGGATCCCAGGAGATACCATTCAATATCAAAATGATAAATTATATATAAATGGGGACTATGTGGAAGAAGGTTTTTTGCAAGATTATGCTCAAGCTACGTTAAGTAACAAGCCGCAAACAGAAGACTTTACACTTAAAGAGATAACTGGCGAGGCTAAGGTTCCGGACGGAAAGCTATTTGTTATGGGAGATAATCGTGGCGAGAGTTTAGACAGCCGTTCATTTGGTTTTATTTCCCAAACGCAATTAGTAGGTAAAGTAGATGTAAAATATTGGCCTCTTTCACAGGCTAGTTTAAGTCTTGGCGGCTAA
- the addA gene encoding helicase-exonuclease AddAB subunit AddA, translating into MVSWTKEQEEAIYTKGSDILVAAAAGSGKTAVLVERIIQKLLDKENPVDIDSLLVVTFTNAAAQEMRNRVGAALEKALEENPASLHLKKQLSLLQRASISTLHAFCLDVVKQYAYLLDVDPAFRIANDIEAELIKQEVLDDLFEGWYGATGTEQEEFFQVVDRFSNDRSDADVETLILQLYDFAVKNPWPDQWLDGLAEAYDIPENMEESELSWLSILKREVREQLRAMEQEIQQAMDITRESDGPYHYAETIEQDLTLVQEARRYLNDWQQLHAWMEASTFAKLSGKKAEVNEEKKKQVKKLRDNYKKRWTNMKRGWFTRNLASHLDDMREMAPVMKQLASLVKAFKSKFQEEKKERALVDFSDLEHLCLQVLMEDGTFHAPIPSKVATNFQRQFTEILIDEYQDTNLVQETILSLISDQIGAGNRFMVGDVKQSIYRFRHAEPSLFIKKYNRFAQSEHLAKRIDLSRNFRSRSQVLTGTNYLFRQIIDESLGEINYDENAELIYGNKIYDAFPLAAPNPELIIIDRETDEKTETAHERFVDLEKAELEARIYARKIKQWIGQEDGKPLQVVDKKTQQQRDVQYRDIVILLRSMTDAPVITDELKKQGIPVYAELSAGYFAAIEVKVMISFLKVVDNPRQDIPLAAVLRSPIVGLSEEELTTIRLARKKQVYYDALTTYAKENTGPLSDKIALFLNQLRRYRSASRQGALSELIWKIYRETAYYDYVGGMPGGRQRQANLRALYDRARTYEMTSFRGLFRFLRFIERMEERGDDLGAARALSEQEDVVRIMTIHKSKGLEFPIVLLGGLDKQFNLSDLNKKYLLHKDYGFASKYIDPVKRISYPTLYYHALKQEMLRDQLAEEMRVLYVALTRAKEKLVMVGNVASFEKKQEKWESIQNHPDWVLPTYSRIEAKTYLDWVAPALLRHHANDVLRLGEIGEQVDQEIQQDPSGWDIHILHASELVEQDDLEDQKDDQLYQHISDWRPFTLANEQLGEAVQQRLNYTYPYIEAAKSRAKQTVTELKRQQELKDEYSSDQLITPFQRPIVRRPAFMQKEKKLSAAEKGTIVHKAMQHLPLDRILTAAEIEEELEKMVEKEIIGREAVEQMDLSAIEHFYQTPIAQAMIMAPYVQREVPFSLTLPAPEVYPNWQDDEEQVLIQGVIDAIFPKEDGWIILDYKTDMIHGEWTKAQEKKMLQRYQTQMKLYRHAVQTIWKQPVLETYLYFFTIQELVRVP; encoded by the coding sequence ATGGTGAGCTGGACAAAAGAACAAGAAGAAGCAATTTATACAAAAGGATCTGATATTCTTGTCGCAGCTGCAGCGGGTTCAGGTAAAACAGCGGTTTTAGTAGAGCGGATTATTCAAAAACTATTAGACAAAGAGAATCCTGTAGATATTGATTCTTTACTTGTAGTGACTTTTACAAATGCAGCCGCACAGGAAATGCGTAATCGAGTTGGTGCAGCTTTAGAAAAAGCATTGGAGGAAAATCCTGCTTCGTTACATTTAAAAAAGCAGTTATCGTTATTACAACGGGCATCCATCTCGACACTACACGCATTTTGTTTAGATGTCGTCAAACAGTATGCTTATTTACTGGACGTGGATCCAGCATTTCGAATTGCTAATGATATAGAAGCAGAATTGATTAAACAAGAAGTTTTAGATGACTTATTTGAAGGATGGTATGGTGCAACGGGGACAGAACAGGAAGAATTTTTCCAAGTTGTTGATCGGTTTTCAAATGATCGAAGTGATGCTGACGTCGAGACGTTAATTTTACAATTATATGATTTTGCAGTGAAAAATCCATGGCCAGATCAGTGGCTGGATGGCTTAGCAGAAGCATATGATATACCGGAAAATATGGAAGAATCGGAATTAAGCTGGTTATCTATTTTAAAGCGTGAAGTAAGGGAACAATTACGTGCAATGGAGCAGGAAATACAACAAGCTATGGACATAACGAGAGAAAGTGATGGTCCATATCATTATGCGGAAACCATTGAGCAGGATCTCACTCTCGTTCAAGAAGCAAGACGGTATCTTAATGACTGGCAGCAATTACACGCTTGGATGGAAGCAAGTACGTTTGCAAAACTATCTGGTAAAAAAGCAGAAGTCAATGAGGAAAAGAAAAAACAAGTAAAAAAATTACGAGATAACTATAAAAAGCGTTGGACAAATATGAAGCGGGGTTGGTTTACTAGGAACTTAGCCAGTCATTTAGACGATATGCGTGAGATGGCTCCTGTTATGAAGCAATTAGCTTCACTTGTAAAAGCATTTAAGTCTAAATTTCAGGAAGAGAAAAAAGAACGTGCCCTTGTTGACTTTTCAGATTTAGAGCATCTTTGCCTACAAGTGTTGATGGAAGACGGAACGTTCCATGCACCAATACCATCAAAAGTAGCAACGAACTTCCAACGTCAATTTACCGAAATATTGATTGATGAGTACCAAGATACAAACCTTGTCCAAGAAACTATACTATCATTAATTAGTGATCAAATCGGTGCAGGAAATAGGTTTATGGTGGGAGATGTAAAGCAAAGTATTTATCGTTTTCGACATGCAGAGCCTTCCTTGTTTATTAAAAAGTACAATCGCTTCGCACAGTCTGAACATCTTGCTAAGCGAATAGATTTGTCACGTAATTTTAGAAGTAGATCGCAGGTTTTAACGGGAACCAATTATCTGTTTAGACAAATCATTGATGAGTCACTTGGAGAAATAAACTATGATGAAAATGCAGAGCTTATATATGGAAATAAAATATATGATGCGTTTCCACTTGCAGCTCCGAACCCAGAATTAATCATCATTGACCGAGAAACGGATGAAAAAACAGAAACAGCGCATGAGCGTTTCGTTGATTTAGAAAAAGCTGAACTAGAAGCGCGTATTTATGCTAGAAAAATAAAACAATGGATCGGTCAAGAAGATGGGAAACCATTACAAGTAGTAGATAAAAAAACACAACAACAACGCGATGTGCAATATCGCGATATTGTCATACTGTTGCGTTCGATGACCGATGCACCTGTGATTACGGATGAACTTAAAAAACAAGGAATTCCCGTATATGCAGAACTGTCAGCTGGTTATTTTGCAGCTATAGAAGTTAAAGTGATGATTAGCTTTTTGAAGGTAGTGGACAATCCAAGACAGGATATCCCCCTAGCAGCTGTTTTACGATCACCGATTGTCGGTTTAAGTGAAGAAGAATTGACAACCATTCGCCTAGCAAGGAAAAAACAAGTTTATTATGATGCATTAACTACTTATGCAAAAGAGAATACCGGTCCGTTATCCGATAAAATTGCCCTATTTTTAAACCAACTGCGACGCTATCGATCGGCTTCCAGACAAGGTGCTCTTTCCGAATTAATTTGGAAAATATATCGGGAAACGGCTTATTACGATTACGTTGGTGGTATGCCAGGAGGAAGACAGCGGCAAGCTAATCTTCGTGCGCTATATGATCGTGCCCGAACATATGAAATGACTTCATTTCGTGGCTTATTTCGCTTTCTTCGTTTTATTGAACGGATGGAAGAGCGAGGGGACGATTTAGGAGCCGCAAGAGCATTGAGTGAACAGGAAGATGTTGTCAGAATCATGACGATTCATAAAAGTAAGGGCTTGGAATTTCCTATCGTTCTGCTTGGTGGATTGGATAAGCAATTTAATTTAAGCGATTTAAACAAAAAATATTTATTGCATAAAGATTATGGTTTTGCCAGTAAGTATATTGACCCAGTTAAACGAATTTCCTACCCTACACTTTATTATCATGCATTAAAACAGGAAATGTTGCGAGATCAACTAGCGGAAGAAATGCGCGTATTATATGTCGCTTTAACACGAGCTAAGGAAAAGCTCGTCATGGTTGGAAACGTGGCATCTTTTGAAAAGAAACAAGAAAAATGGGAATCCATTCAAAACCATCCTGACTGGGTGTTGCCAACTTATAGTCGAATAGAAGCCAAGACATATCTAGACTGGGTAGCTCCTGCTTTGCTTCGTCACCATGCAAATGACGTGCTACGATTAGGAGAGATTGGTGAGCAAGTGGACCAAGAGATTCAACAGGATCCTTCGGGCTGGGATATACACATACTTCACGCTAGCGAGCTAGTTGAACAGGATGATCTGGAAGACCAAAAAGATGACCAGCTCTATCAGCATATTTCTGACTGGAGACCATTTACGCTCGCCAACGAACAGTTAGGAGAAGCGGTGCAACAACGATTGAATTATACCTATCCTTATATAGAAGCAGCTAAATCAAGAGCGAAACAAACGGTAACGGAATTAAAGCGACAGCAGGAGTTAAAAGATGAATATAGCAGTGACCAGCTGATCACTCCTTTTCAAAGACCGATTGTGAGACGCCCTGCTTTTATGCAAAAGGAAAAAAAGCTATCGGCTGCTGAAAAAGGTACAATCGTGCATAAGGCGATGCAGCATTTACCTTTAGACCGTATTTTAACCGCTGCGGAAATTGAGGAAGAACTGGAAAAAATGGTGGAGAAAGAAATTATCGGTAGAGAGGCAGTAGAGCAAATGGATCTTTCGGCGATCGAGCATTTCTATCAAACTCCGATTGCTCAAGCTATGATAATGGCACCGTATGTGCAGCGAGAAGTTCCATTTAGTTTAACGCTCCCAGCACCAGAAGTTTATCCTAACTGGCAAGATGACGAAGAACAAGTATTAATTCAAGGGGTAATTGATGCCATTTTCCCAAAAGAGGATGGATGGATTATCCTTGATTATAAAACGGATATGATACATGGAGAGTGGACAAAGGCGCAGGAGAAAAAGATGCTACAAAGATATCAAACACAAATGAAACTTTATCGGCACGCTGTGCAAACCATTTGGAAACAACCAGTATTAGAAACTTATCTGTATTTCTTTACGATACAGGAGCTTGTTCGGGTTCCATAG
- the addB gene encoding helicase-exonuclease AddAB subunit AddB — translation MGLRFITGRAGTGKSGRIFDEIKEKLLNRPQGSAIFYIVPDQMTFQQEYKLFKDQAIRGSIRAQVVSFSRLAWRVLQATGGGNKQFISTVGMQMMLRKIMEEKQGEWHVFQHAMEKHGFIDQLETMITEFKRYAITPELLHAKIEHMNSYVHKEAGEEGLIHKLEDLLYIYEKLLFSLQGKYMDGEDQLQLLAEKIAHSSLLEEAEIYVDGFYRFTPTELMVVEALIKKCKQVTIALTVDKPEEEPASEVDLFYQTKETYHLLKQMAASVDVAIEETIELDPKYGRFRERAYFAHLEKYFDERPAPAYHGQVPLQIAEAVHPRAEVEGAAQQIIHLVKDKGYRYQDIALFIRQPDMYHDLIATIFHDYDIPVFIDEKRTMLNHPLMEFIRSSLDVVEGNWRYDAVFRLLKTGFIPSRDKQYPLTADAIDELENYVLEYGVRSRTSWFSEKEWVFQRFRGFDQTAQTDIEREMQIRINRYRDQVTEAFEWFDKEMREAQTVTDRCTCLYQLLEELQVPARLEQMRAEYDEQFEIEKGREQEQVWDAVIQLLDEIVEIAGEEAMSLTVFRKTLEAGLNTLKFAHVPPSIDHVIVGSIDRSRISDIRCAFLLGVNEGMWPMKPPADGLINEQERDLLAGHGVQLAETSKRQLLDDWFYMYVSFTVASDQLWISYPLSDEEGNTKMPSQLIKRMESLFPNCCEHLLLQEPDELLEADRFVTTPNKTRAALTAQLSRYRKGYPIKPIWWHVLNWYIKHEEKYATTYRILQSLYYQNKPSNLSKETVEQLYPKQIKASVSRLETYYRCSYQHFAKYSLGLEERRTYKLDAPDIGQLFHEALKTITEWVQKGEKDFSQLTQADANSYAHQAVTKLSPILQHQILHSSNRYQYIQQKLEEVIARATYVLSEQARKSHFSPVGLELGFGNNQDLPPLTIPLRNGFELMLRGRIDRVDKAVKDDDLFLRIIDYKSSAKELNLLEVYYGLALQMLAYLDVVITYSEQWLGVKATPAGVLYFHVHNPMIAEKDKLDDATIEKELFKKYKMQGLLLADEDIAKLMDIALESGTSQIIPAAIKKNGGFYSYSRIADEQTFKSLQQHVHHLMVQAGMDMTHGGIHLNPYYYKQQVACTHCPFQSVCQFDPTIPTNNYRKLTDMKQDEILKQIRQKEEPTW, via the coding sequence ATGGGGCTTCGCTTTATAACAGGTCGTGCTGGTACAGGGAAAAGCGGCCGAATATTTGATGAAATAAAGGAGAAATTATTAAATCGCCCACAAGGTTCAGCCATTTTTTATATCGTTCCAGATCAAATGACGTTTCAGCAGGAGTATAAGCTGTTTAAGGATCAAGCAATCCGCGGAAGTATACGTGCACAGGTGGTTAGCTTTTCTCGCTTGGCTTGGCGAGTCTTACAAGCAACAGGTGGTGGGAATAAGCAATTTATTAGTACTGTAGGGATGCAAATGATGCTGCGGAAGATCATGGAAGAAAAGCAAGGAGAGTGGCATGTTTTTCAACACGCTATGGAAAAACATGGATTTATTGACCAGCTGGAAACGATGATTACTGAATTTAAACGCTATGCAATTACGCCTGAATTATTGCATGCCAAAATAGAGCATATGAACAGCTACGTACATAAAGAGGCCGGGGAAGAGGGTCTGATTCATAAATTGGAAGACTTGCTGTATATTTATGAAAAGTTACTATTTTCATTGCAAGGAAAATATATGGACGGTGAAGATCAATTACAGTTGCTTGCAGAAAAGATCGCTCATTCTTCGTTACTTGAAGAAGCAGAAATCTATGTGGACGGTTTTTATCGTTTTACACCTACCGAATTAATGGTAGTAGAAGCGTTGATAAAAAAGTGTAAGCAAGTAACGATCGCGTTAACTGTGGATAAGCCAGAAGAAGAACCAGCATCAGAAGTGGATTTGTTTTACCAAACAAAGGAAACATACCATCTATTGAAGCAAATGGCTGCTTCGGTAGATGTAGCAATAGAAGAGACCATTGAACTAGATCCGAAATATGGACGCTTTCGGGAGCGTGCCTATTTTGCGCATTTGGAAAAATACTTTGATGAACGCCCGGCACCAGCTTACCATGGGCAAGTGCCTTTGCAAATTGCTGAGGCAGTCCATCCGCGGGCAGAGGTGGAGGGAGCAGCACAGCAAATTATTCATTTAGTAAAAGACAAAGGCTATCGTTATCAAGATATCGCCTTATTCATAAGGCAGCCAGACATGTATCATGATTTGATCGCAACGATTTTTCACGATTATGATATACCTGTATTTATTGACGAAAAACGGACGATGTTAAATCATCCTTTAATGGAATTTATCCGCTCTAGTTTGGATGTTGTGGAAGGCAATTGGCGTTATGACGCTGTTTTTCGGTTGTTAAAAACAGGCTTTATACCTAGTAGGGATAAGCAATATCCTTTAACTGCAGACGCCATAGATGAATTGGAAAATTATGTTTTGGAGTACGGTGTTCGTTCACGGACGAGTTGGTTTTCTGAAAAAGAGTGGGTTTTTCAGCGTTTCCGTGGGTTTGATCAAACGGCACAAACAGATATAGAGCGGGAAATGCAAATACGAATTAATCGTTATCGGGACCAAGTAACAGAAGCTTTCGAGTGGTTTGATAAAGAAATGAGAGAAGCTCAAACGGTAACAGATCGATGTACCTGCTTGTATCAGCTATTGGAAGAGCTGCAGGTCCCTGCAAGATTGGAGCAAATGCGAGCAGAATATGATGAGCAATTTGAGATTGAAAAGGGACGAGAACAGGAACAAGTGTGGGACGCGGTCATTCAATTATTGGATGAGATAGTGGAGATAGCAGGAGAAGAAGCCATGTCATTGACCGTATTTCGTAAAACACTGGAAGCAGGTCTAAACACATTGAAGTTTGCCCATGTTCCACCAAGTATAGATCATGTTATCGTAGGTTCCATTGACCGTTCAAGAATAAGCGATATTCGATGTGCTTTCTTACTAGGTGTAAATGAAGGCATGTGGCCAATGAAACCGCCAGCGGACGGATTGATAAATGAACAGGAACGGGATTTACTAGCTGGTCATGGTGTGCAGCTTGCCGAGACAAGTAAACGCCAGTTATTAGATGACTGGTTTTATATGTATGTGTCTTTTACAGTAGCAAGCGACCAGCTATGGATCAGCTATCCGTTAAGTGATGAGGAAGGAAACACGAAAATGCCGTCCCAGCTTATCAAACGGATGGAAAGTTTGTTTCCAAACTGTTGTGAACATTTATTGCTGCAAGAGCCAGATGAATTGCTAGAAGCGGACCGTTTTGTGACTACACCTAACAAAACAAGAGCTGCCTTAACAGCGCAGCTATCAAGGTATCGCAAGGGCTATCCGATAAAGCCAATCTGGTGGCATGTACTTAATTGGTATATCAAACATGAAGAAAAGTACGCTACGACATATCGTATTTTGCAAAGCTTATATTATCAAAATAAACCTAGTAACCTATCAAAAGAGACCGTAGAGCAGCTTTATCCAAAGCAAATAAAAGCAAGTGTTTCCAGATTAGAGACTTATTATCGCTGTTCCTATCAGCATTTTGCCAAGTACAGTCTAGGTTTGGAAGAAAGGCGCACATACAAACTGGATGCACCTGATATTGGTCAGTTGTTTCACGAAGCACTAAAAACTATTACGGAATGGGTTCAAAAAGGGGAAAAAGATTTTTCTCAACTGACGCAAGCGGATGCAAATTCGTATGCACATCAGGCAGTAACGAAGCTGTCTCCTATATTACAGCATCAAATCTTGCATAGTTCGAATCGGTATCAGTATATTCAACAGAAGTTAGAAGAAGTGATTGCAAGAGCGACTTATGTGCTAAGTGAACAAGCGAGAAAAAGTCACTTTTCTCCAGTAGGTCTAGAATTGGGATTTGGAAACAACCAAGATTTACCGCCATTAACCATTCCGTTAAGAAATGGCTTTGAATTAATGCTTCGCGGCCGGATCGACCGTGTTGATAAAGCAGTAAAAGATGATGATTTATTTTTACGAATTATTGATTATAAATCGAGTGCCAAAGAATTAAATCTGCTTGAAGTATACTATGGATTGGCTTTGCAAATGTTAGCTTATCTGGATGTAGTCATTACTTATTCGGAACAATGGCTAGGAGTGAAAGCAACACCAGCGGGAGTGCTGTACTTCCATGTACACAATCCGATGATAGCGGAAAAGGACAAGCTCGATGATGCGACGATTGAAAAAGAATTATTTAAAAAGTACAAGATGCAAGGTCTTTTGTTAGCAGATGAAGATATAGCTAAGCTAATGGATATAGCATTAGAATCTGGTACGAGCCAAATCATTCCAGCTGCCATCAAGAAAAATGGCGGATTTTACAGTTATTCGAGAATAGCAGATGAGCAGACGTTTAAGAGCTTGCAGCAGCATGTTCATCACTTGATGGTACAAGCAGGAATGGATATGACACATGGAGGAATACATTTAAATCCGTATTATTATAAACAGCAAGTTGCTTGTACGCATTGTCCATTTCAGTCGGTATGTCAATTTGATCCGACGATACCAACTAATAACTATCGAAAACTAACAGATATGAAACAGGATGAGATACTGAAACAGATTCGGCAGAAGGAGGAACCTACATGGTGA
- a CDS encoding TVP38/TMEM64 family protein encodes MFLLDIQLSDWEMIFDSENFDEYIMELLQNYESLGPLPGILLPFIEAFLPFLPLVVFVFANAAAYGLLEGFILSWAGSALGAILVFLIIRKLGDRKIFIVIRKNKQVRKVTAWLERHGFGPLFLLMCFPFSPSSVINVVSGLSKISTQQFILAVIMGKSVMIFSIAYVGSSIMEFAKNPVKTIVIGGCIVLFWMVGKYIEKRLQKKAQLREESDSQQD; translated from the coding sequence ATGTTTTTATTAGACATCCAACTATCCGATTGGGAAATGATTTTTGATAGTGAAAACTTTGATGAGTACATAATGGAACTGTTGCAAAACTATGAGAGCTTAGGACCGCTTCCAGGTATTTTATTACCGTTTATTGAAGCATTTTTACCGTTTCTGCCTTTAGTTGTGTTTGTATTTGCTAATGCAGCTGCTTATGGGCTGCTGGAAGGGTTTATTTTATCTTGGGCAGGATCCGCACTTGGGGCGATACTCGTTTTTTTAATTATTCGCAAACTGGGTGATCGGAAGATTTTTATAGTGATCCGTAAAAATAAACAGGTGAGGAAAGTAACCGCGTGGCTGGAAAGGCATGGATTTGGGCCATTATTTTTATTAATGTGTTTTCCGTTTTCTCCATCATCTGTTATTAACGTCGTTTCTGGGTTGTCTAAAATCAGTACGCAACAATTCATATTAGCCGTGATCATGGGGAAATCCGTCATGATTTTCTCTATTGCCTATGTAGGTTCGAGCATTATGGAATTTGCAAAAAATCCAGTAAAAACCATTGTCATTGGTGGATGTATCGTCCTATTTTGGATGGTAGGAAAGTATATTGAAAAACGATTGCAGAAAAAAGCGCAGTTGCGTGAAGAATCAGACTCTCAGCAAGATTAA